A window of the Virgibacillus pantothenticus genome harbors these coding sequences:
- a CDS encoding bifunctional 3-deoxy-7-phosphoheptulonate synthase/chorismate mutase, whose translation MNELDQVRDRLDKVNLEILELINERAKLVQQIGDIKAKQSMKRFDPVRERDMLDKITSSNDGPFENATIEHIFKEIFKASLELQEDDHRKALLVSRKKKPENTVIHINGASIGDGNVHFVMGPCAVEGYKQVATVAKAIKQHGVKLLRGGAFKPRTSPYDFQGLGVEGLEILKKAAVEHDLAVVSEIVNPAHIEEALDYLDVIQIGARNMQNFELLKAAGDVNKPVLLKRGLSATISEFINAAEYIMSRGNANIILCERGIRTYEKATRNTLDISAVPILKQETHLPVMVDVTHSTGRRDLLLPTAKAAIAIGADGVMAEVHPDPAVALSDSAQQMDIPTFHHFMEEMEDMAERMK comes from the coding sequence ATGAATGAATTAGACCAAGTTAGAGATAGGTTAGACAAAGTAAACCTAGAGATATTGGAATTAATTAATGAACGAGCTAAATTAGTTCAGCAAATTGGGGACATCAAAGCAAAGCAAAGTATGAAGCGATTTGACCCTGTGCGAGAAAGAGATATGTTAGATAAAATCACTTCCAGTAACGATGGTCCATTCGAAAATGCAACCATTGAGCATATTTTTAAGGAAATTTTTAAAGCTAGCTTAGAATTGCAGGAAGATGACCACCGTAAAGCATTGCTCGTGTCACGAAAGAAGAAACCTGAAAATACCGTTATTCATATTAATGGTGCAAGTATTGGGGATGGGAACGTTCATTTTGTTATGGGACCTTGTGCTGTCGAAGGATATAAGCAGGTAGCAACAGTTGCCAAAGCGATTAAACAACACGGAGTGAAGCTATTGCGTGGGGGTGCATTCAAACCAAGAACTTCGCCTTACGATTTCCAAGGGTTAGGAGTTGAAGGGTTAGAAATTCTAAAAAAGGCTGCTGTAGAGCATGATTTAGCAGTGGTAAGCGAGATAGTAAACCCGGCACATATCGAAGAGGCGCTCGATTATCTGGATGTAATTCAAATTGGAGCTAGAAATATGCAAAACTTCGAATTGCTTAAGGCTGCTGGTGATGTGAATAAACCTGTTCTTTTAAAGCGTGGTTTATCCGCAACTATTTCTGAATTCATTAATGCTGCTGAGTATATTATGTCGCGTGGCAACGCTAATATCATTTTATGCGAACGGGGAATTCGAACATACGAAAAAGCAACCAGAAATACCCTTGATATTTCAGCTGTTCCTATCTTAAAACAAGAGACGCACTTACCTGTAATGGTTGATGTCACTCACTCCACAGGACGAAGAGATTTATTGCTGCCAACCGCAAAAGCAGCTATTGCCATTGGAGCAGACGGTGTGATGGCAGAAGTACATCCAGATCCTGCTGTTGCATTGTCAGATTCTGCACAGCAAATGGATATTCCTACGTTCCATCATTTCATGGAAGAAATGGAGGATATGGCAGAACGGATGAAATAA
- the pilM gene encoding pilus assembly protein PilM produces the protein MKERVFALDIGTRSVTGIILNQQQEGFEVVDYCMLEHQDRSMRDGQIHDVIAVSETIKQVKATIEQSHGPLKSVCVAAAGRALITMEGSASLHLQNKSITNPEMVQHLELSAVQNALEKVSQQEGEENVTPYYCVSYSVLHYYVDQQEIGSLIDQQGEDVSARIIATFLPKVVIESLLAALSRAGLEMEALTLEPIAAIEVLIPESMRRLNVALVDIGAGTSDIAITNQGTVVAYGMVPIAGDEITEAISDTYLLDFPNAEEAKRAIVEQGEVKLEDILGFETTIAYEQLTKDIAPAIDLLASQVAEEILKLNTKPPRAVMLVGGGSLTPMITTAIANKLQLPENRVAVRDVSAIKQLSFREKLPVRPDFVTPIGIAIAAKRNPVHYISVSINEHTLRLFEMRTLIVGDCLIQTGIDISKWYGKPGAASIITVNGKEVTLPGEFGEPPQIMLNGEPTSVKARIKNGDHLQIKKGKNGEAAAITINELFGEITPMTIWFENQRHIIYPAFFVNQQPADKNYLVKDKDVIEWHQPKHLEDIMKHISSTKYDKPEPFLVFVNGKQIQLNMGETQFYVNQKRAEPKQVLHHGDHIQIKQAKQPNVNDLFFQEGMDFWLTMTVFFNGKAIELKQPKYKVKRNQELLEETSLLYLEDQLQIEANQNSTFIFQDVFQYVDLELSTASGKFYVYKNKQPAQFHESIQAGDELEIVWQD, from the coding sequence ATGAAAGAACGAGTATTTGCTTTAGATATCGGTACGCGCTCTGTTACAGGTATCATTTTAAACCAACAGCAGGAAGGATTTGAAGTAGTAGACTACTGTATGCTGGAGCATCAAGACCGTTCCATGCGTGATGGTCAAATTCATGATGTAATCGCCGTTTCTGAGACGATTAAACAAGTTAAAGCAACAATCGAACAATCACATGGTCCGTTAAAAAGCGTCTGTGTCGCCGCTGCCGGACGAGCATTAATTACAATGGAGGGATCTGCTTCTTTACACTTACAAAACAAATCCATTACTAATCCTGAAATGGTTCAACATTTAGAGCTAAGTGCGGTGCAAAATGCTTTAGAAAAAGTAAGTCAACAAGAGGGAGAGGAAAATGTAACACCTTATTACTGTGTTAGTTATTCTGTCCTCCATTATTATGTCGATCAGCAGGAGATTGGCTCACTGATTGACCAGCAAGGGGAAGATGTGAGCGCTCGAATTATTGCTACATTTTTACCTAAAGTTGTTATTGAATCGTTATTAGCAGCATTATCCAGAGCTGGGCTTGAAATGGAAGCATTGACTTTGGAGCCAATCGCAGCAATTGAGGTACTTATTCCAGAATCGATGCGGAGACTCAATGTTGCTTTAGTGGATATAGGCGCAGGAACAAGTGATATCGCGATTACTAATCAAGGGACAGTGGTAGCATATGGAATGGTTCCTATTGCTGGGGATGAAATTACGGAAGCAATTAGTGATACATACTTATTAGACTTTCCAAATGCCGAAGAAGCAAAAAGAGCCATTGTGGAACAAGGAGAAGTAAAGCTGGAAGACATTCTTGGCTTTGAAACCACGATAGCTTATGAGCAGTTAACAAAAGACATAGCCCCGGCTATTGATCTGCTAGCCTCCCAAGTAGCTGAGGAAATTTTAAAATTAAATACAAAACCGCCAAGAGCTGTGATGCTAGTGGGAGGCGGAAGCTTAACACCAATGATAACAACAGCGATTGCTAATAAACTACAGCTTCCTGAAAATAGAGTAGCTGTACGAGATGTCAGTGCCATTAAACAGCTTTCTTTTAGGGAGAAGCTGCCGGTACGTCCTGACTTCGTTACACCGATTGGAATTGCCATTGCTGCAAAGCGTAATCCTGTTCATTATATTAGCGTCTCTATTAATGAACACACTTTAAGATTATTTGAAATGCGTACATTGATAGTTGGAGATTGTCTTATTCAAACCGGTATAGATATTTCAAAATGGTATGGCAAGCCTGGAGCTGCTTCTATTATTACTGTAAATGGCAAAGAAGTAACATTGCCAGGAGAATTTGGAGAGCCGCCTCAAATCATGCTCAATGGGGAACCAACTTCTGTAAAAGCACGCATAAAAAATGGCGACCATTTGCAAATTAAGAAGGGCAAAAATGGAGAGGCTGCAGCAATTACGATTAATGAGCTATTTGGTGAAATAACTCCAATGACCATTTGGTTTGAGAACCAACGTCATATCATTTATCCAGCTTTTTTCGTCAATCAACAGCCAGCAGATAAAAATTATCTCGTAAAAGATAAAGATGTGATTGAATGGCATCAACCAAAGCATTTAGAAGATATAATGAAACATATTTCCAGTACCAAATATGATAAACCCGAGCCATTCCTTGTATTTGTTAATGGAAAACAAATTCAACTAAACATGGGAGAAACACAATTTTATGTGAACCAAAAAAGGGCTGAACCAAAGCAGGTGCTTCACCATGGGGATCATATACAAATAAAGCAAGCAAAACAGCCGAACGTAAACGATTTATTCTTTCAAGAAGGAATGGACTTTTGGCTGACAATGACGGTGTTTTTTAACGGGAAAGCGATAGAATTAAAGCAGCCAAAATATAAGGTGAAACGTAATCAAGAATTATTAGAGGAAACGAGTTTATTATATCTGGAAGATCAACTGCAAATAGAAGCAAACCAAAATAGCACCTTTATTTTTCAAGATGTATTTCAATACGTTGATTTAGAACTATCCACGGCA
- the ccpA gene encoding catabolite control protein A has protein sequence MATVSRVVNGNPNVKPTTRKKVLATIERLGYRPNAVARGLASKKTTTVGAIIPDISSIFFAELARGIEDIATMYKYNMILSNSDQNEDKEVQLINTMLEKQVDGIIFMGGNISEQHVQQFKSSSVPVVLAATYDENNEIPSVNIDYEQAAFEATQFLIEQNKAVPALVSGLEETHINQLKYKGYARALNEAGLSVDESLIVKGDYSYSSGIEAVNQLLEENKKPEAIFVASDEMALGVIHGIQDKGYRVPDDIEVFGFDNTRLATMVRPTLSTIVQPMYDIGAVSMRLLTKYMNKEEVQDQKVVLPHRIEKRNSTK, from the coding sequence ATGGCTACGGTTTCTCGTGTCGTAAACGGAAACCCAAATGTGAAGCCAACAACAAGGAAGAAGGTACTGGCTACAATTGAGCGCTTAGGTTACCGTCCAAATGCTGTTGCAAGAGGTTTGGCAAGTAAGAAAACAACGACTGTCGGAGCGATTATTCCAGATATATCAAGCATTTTCTTTGCAGAACTTGCAAGAGGTATTGAAGATATCGCTACAATGTATAAGTATAATATGATTTTAAGTAACTCTGATCAAAATGAAGACAAAGAAGTTCAATTAATTAATACGATGTTGGAAAAGCAAGTAGATGGAATCATTTTTATGGGGGGAAATATTTCAGAGCAGCATGTACAGCAATTCAAGAGCTCTTCCGTGCCTGTGGTGCTAGCAGCAACATATGATGAAAACAATGAAATCCCTTCTGTGAACATTGATTATGAACAAGCAGCCTTTGAAGCTACTCAGTTTCTAATTGAACAAAATAAAGCAGTTCCTGCATTAGTTTCTGGGTTAGAAGAAACGCATATCAACCAGCTGAAATATAAAGGCTATGCCAGAGCTTTAAATGAGGCAGGACTTTCTGTAGATGAATCACTAATAGTAAAAGGAGATTACTCCTATAGTTCAGGAATTGAAGCTGTAAATCAATTATTAGAAGAAAATAAAAAACCAGAAGCTATTTTTGTCGCCTCAGATGAAATGGCCCTTGGTGTTATTCATGGAATTCAGGACAAAGGTTATCGTGTTCCAGACGATATAGAAGTGTTTGGATTTGATAATACACGATTAGCTACAATGGTTCGCCCAACTTTATCTACCATTGTGCAACCAATGTATGATATTGGTGCTGTCTCAATGCGCTTATTAACAAAGTACATGAACAAAGAAGAAGTTCAAGATCAAAAAGTCGTACTTCCTCATCGAATTGAAAAAAGAAACTCAACAAAGTAA